The following are encoded in a window of Phaseolus vulgaris cultivar G19833 chromosome 3, P. vulgaris v2.0, whole genome shotgun sequence genomic DNA:
- the LOC137808475 gene encoding oligopeptide transporter 7-like isoform X2, whose translation MSNDPEINAPLIKRRHHNNDAISEAENSPAAENSPIEQVALTVPVSDDPSLPSFTFRTWILGTLACVLLSFLNQFFGFQREPLSVTAISAQIAVVPAGHLMAAAVTRRVFMKGTKWEFTLNPGKFNVKEHVLITIFASSGAASVYAIRFVSAVKLFYRKELTVLAALLVVITSQVLGFGWAGIFRQYLVEPATMWWPQNLVQVSLFRALHEQEERRKGALTRNQFFLIAFLCSFAYYVFPGYLFPMLTSISWICWMFPTSVIAHQLGSGLHGLGVGAVGFDWSSICSYLGSPLASPWFATANVAVGFAIFIYAIVPIAYSTNLYNARRFPIFSDELFMSNGQKYNISAIIDSNFHLDMEAYEREGPLYLSTMFAMSYGIGFACLSATLVHVLLFHGSEILRLSKSAFQENKIDIHTKIMRKNYKQVPEWWFLCILLFNIVATIFICEYFNNELQLPWWGVVLACVVAMSFTLPIGVIRATTNQAPALNIITEYIIGYIYPGYPVANMLFKVYGNVSMKQAIFFLQDFKLGHYMKIPPREMFLAQVVGTLMSGVVHLLTAWWLMNTVPNICERALLPAGSPWTCPGDHVFYDASVIWGLIGPRRTFGDLGHYSAINWFFLAGAIAPFLVWLAHKALPQKQWIRLITVPVLLGALSDMPPATAVNYTSWVIVGFVSGFVVYRYYRGWWSRHNYVLSGALDAGLAFMGVLLYLCLGMEHISLNWWGSDSDGCPLASCPTAPGVESEGCPLY comes from the exons ATGTCCAATGATCCTGAAATCAATGCCCCTCTAA TTAAAAGGCGTCACCACAACAACGACGCCATCTCCGAGGCGGAGAACTCGCCGGCCGCCGAGAATTCTCCGATCGAGCAGGTAGCGCTGACGGTTCCTGTGAGCGACGATCCGTCGCTGCCTTCCTTCACTTTCCGGACATGGATTTTGGGAACCCTTGCGTGCGTGCTTCTCTCCTTCCTGAACCAGTTCTTCGGATTCCAGAGGGAGCCACTGTCAGTGACGGCGATATCGGCGCAGATAGCGGTGGTTCCGGCGGGACACCTGATGGCGGCAGCGGTGACAAGGCGCGTGTTCATGAAGGGGACGAAGTGGGAGTTCACGCTGAACCCAGGGAAGTTCAACGTGAAGGAGCACGTGCTCATCACTATCTTCGCCAGTTCGGGAGCCGCTAGCGTCTACGCCATCCGTTTCGTTAGCGCCGTTAAATTGTTCTACCGGAAGGAGTTAACGGTTTTAGCAGCGTTATTGGTGGTTATAACGTCTCAGGTTTTGGGCTTCGGTTGGGCCGGGATATTCCGACAATATCTGGTAGAGCCCGCTACCATGTGGTGGCCCCAAAACCTTGTTCAGGTCTCGCTGTTCAG GGCGCTACATGAGCAAGAGGAGAGACGAAAGGGAGCGTTAACTCGGAATCAGTTTTTCCTTATAGCATTTCTTTGCAGTTTTGCTTATTATGTTTTTCCTGGCTATTTGTTCCCTATGTTAACATCGATTTCGTGGATTTGCTGGATGTTTCCCACTTCCGTGATAGCACACCAGTTAGGTTCAGGGTTGCATGGTCTTGGAGTTGGTGCTGTTGGTTTTGACTGGTCAAGTATATGTTCTTATCTTGGTAGCCCTTTGGCCAGTCCATGGTTTGCTACGGCTAATGTTGCTGTTGGCTTTGCCATTTTCATATATGCCATTGTGCCCATTGCTTATTCCACAAACCTTTACAACGCAAGAAGATTTCCCATATTTTCAGATGAACTATTCATGTCCAATGGTCAAAAGTACAACATATCAGCTATAATAGACTCCAACTTTCACCTTGACATGGAGGCTTATGAGCGTGAGGGCCCTCTTTATCTTAGCACCATGTTTGCTATGTCATATGGCATTGGTTTTGCTTGCCTTTCTGCAACCCTCGTTCATGTGTTACTCTTCCATGGGAG TGAAATATTGAGACTAAGTAAGTCTGCTTTCCAAGAGAATAAGATAGATATACACACGAAGATCATGAGAAAGAACTACAAACAAGTTCCAGAATGGTGGTTTCTTTGCATTCTTCTGTTCAACATCGTTGCAACTATATTTATATGTGAATATTTCAACAATGAACTCCAACTACCATGGTGGGGTGTAGTGTTAGCTTGTGTTGTTGCCATGTCATTTACTCTTCCCATTGGAGTAATTAGAGCCACCACAAATCAG GCACCAGCTTTGAATATAATAACAGAATACATAATTGGATACATCTACCCAGGATATCCGGTTGCCAACATGTTGTTTAAAGTGTATGGTAATGTGAGCATGAAGCAGGCAATTTTCTTTTTACAAGATTTTAAGCTTGGCCATTACATGAAGATCCCTCCTAGAGAAATGTTCTTGGCACAG GTAGTTGGCACCTTAATGTCTGGTGTGGTGCATTTACTAACAGCATGGTGGCTCATGAACACTGTTCCAAATATATGCGAACGAGCATTGCTTCCAGCAGGAAGTCCTTGGACTTGTCCTGGTGATCATGTGTTCTATGACGCGTCTGTGATATGGGGTTTGATAGGGCCCCGTAGAACTTTTGGGGATCTTGGACACTACTCGGCTATTAACTGGTTTTTCTTGGCTGGAGCAATAGCTCCTTTCTTAGTTTGGCTAGCACACAAGGCCTTGCCTCAAAAACAATGGATCAGGCTTATCACTGTGCCTGTGCTCTTGGGTGCATTATCTGATATGCCTCCAGCTACAGCAGTAAACTACACCAGTTGGGTCATTGTTGGATTTGTCTCAGGATTTGTTGTTTACCGTTACTATCGTGGTTGGTGGAGCCGACACAACTATGTCTTATCTGGGGCACTTGATGCTGGTTTAGCCTTCATGGGGGTTTTGCTCTACTTGTGCTTGGGGATGGAACATATCAGCCTAAACTGGTGGGGCAGTGATTCAGATGGGTGCCCATTAGCTTCATGTCCAACTGCTCCAGGTGTTGAATCTGAAGGGTGTCCTCTTtactaa
- the LOC137808475 gene encoding oligopeptide transporter 7-like isoform X6: protein MAAAVTRRVFMKGTKWEFTLNPGKFNVKEHVLITIFASSGAASVYAIRFVSAVKLFYRKELTVLAALLVVITSQVLGFGWAGIFRQYLVEPATMWWPQNLVQVSLFRALHEQEERRKGALTRNQFFLIAFLCSFAYYVFPGYLFPMLTSISWICWMFPTSVIAHQLGSGLHGLGVGAVGFDWSSICSYLGSPLASPWFATANVAVGFAIFIYAIVPIAYSTNLYNARRFPIFSDELFMSNGQKYNISAIIDSNFHLDMEAYEREGPLYLSTMFAMSYGIGFACLSATLVHVLLFHGSEILRLSKSAFQENKIDIHTKIMRKNYKQVPEWWFLCILLFNIVATIFICEYFNNELQLPWWGVVLACVVAMSFTLPIGVIRATTNQAPALNIITEYIIGYIYPGYPVANMLFKVYGNVSMKQAIFFLQDFKLGHYMKIPPREMFLAQVVGTLMSGVVHLLTAWWLMNTVPNICERALLPAGSPWTCPGDHVFYDASVIWGLIGPRRTFGDLGHYSAINWFFLAGAIAPFLVWLAHKALPQKQWIRLITVPVLLGALSDMPPATAVNYTSWVIVGFVSGFVVYRYYRGWWSRHNYVLSGALDAGLAFMGVLLYLCLGMEHISLNWWGSDSDGCPLASCPTAPGVESEGCPLY, encoded by the exons ATGGCGGCAGCGGTGACAAGGCGCGTGTTCATGAAGGGGACGAAGTGGGAGTTCACGCTGAACCCAGGGAAGTTCAACGTGAAGGAGCACGTGCTCATCACTATCTTCGCCAGTTCGGGAGCCGCTAGCGTCTACGCCATCCGTTTCGTTAGCGCCGTTAAATTGTTCTACCGGAAGGAGTTAACGGTTTTAGCAGCGTTATTGGTGGTTATAACGTCTCAGGTTTTGGGCTTCGGTTGGGCCGGGATATTCCGACAATATCTGGTAGAGCCCGCTACCATGTGGTGGCCCCAAAACCTTGTTCAGGTCTCGCTGTTCAG GGCGCTACATGAGCAAGAGGAGAGACGAAAGGGAGCGTTAACTCGGAATCAGTTTTTCCTTATAGCATTTCTTTGCAGTTTTGCTTATTATGTTTTTCCTGGCTATTTGTTCCCTATGTTAACATCGATTTCGTGGATTTGCTGGATGTTTCCCACTTCCGTGATAGCACACCAGTTAGGTTCAGGGTTGCATGGTCTTGGAGTTGGTGCTGTTGGTTTTGACTGGTCAAGTATATGTTCTTATCTTGGTAGCCCTTTGGCCAGTCCATGGTTTGCTACGGCTAATGTTGCTGTTGGCTTTGCCATTTTCATATATGCCATTGTGCCCATTGCTTATTCCACAAACCTTTACAACGCAAGAAGATTTCCCATATTTTCAGATGAACTATTCATGTCCAATGGTCAAAAGTACAACATATCAGCTATAATAGACTCCAACTTTCACCTTGACATGGAGGCTTATGAGCGTGAGGGCCCTCTTTATCTTAGCACCATGTTTGCTATGTCATATGGCATTGGTTTTGCTTGCCTTTCTGCAACCCTCGTTCATGTGTTACTCTTCCATGGGAG TGAAATATTGAGACTAAGTAAGTCTGCTTTCCAAGAGAATAAGATAGATATACACACGAAGATCATGAGAAAGAACTACAAACAAGTTCCAGAATGGTGGTTTCTTTGCATTCTTCTGTTCAACATCGTTGCAACTATATTTATATGTGAATATTTCAACAATGAACTCCAACTACCATGGTGGGGTGTAGTGTTAGCTTGTGTTGTTGCCATGTCATTTACTCTTCCCATTGGAGTAATTAGAGCCACCACAAATCAG GCACCAGCTTTGAATATAATAACAGAATACATAATTGGATACATCTACCCAGGATATCCGGTTGCCAACATGTTGTTTAAAGTGTATGGTAATGTGAGCATGAAGCAGGCAATTTTCTTTTTACAAGATTTTAAGCTTGGCCATTACATGAAGATCCCTCCTAGAGAAATGTTCTTGGCACAG GTAGTTGGCACCTTAATGTCTGGTGTGGTGCATTTACTAACAGCATGGTGGCTCATGAACACTGTTCCAAATATATGCGAACGAGCATTGCTTCCAGCAGGAAGTCCTTGGACTTGTCCTGGTGATCATGTGTTCTATGACGCGTCTGTGATATGGGGTTTGATAGGGCCCCGTAGAACTTTTGGGGATCTTGGACACTACTCGGCTATTAACTGGTTTTTCTTGGCTGGAGCAATAGCTCCTTTCTTAGTTTGGCTAGCACACAAGGCCTTGCCTCAAAAACAATGGATCAGGCTTATCACTGTGCCTGTGCTCTTGGGTGCATTATCTGATATGCCTCCAGCTACAGCAGTAAACTACACCAGTTGGGTCATTGTTGGATTTGTCTCAGGATTTGTTGTTTACCGTTACTATCGTGGTTGGTGGAGCCGACACAACTATGTCTTATCTGGGGCACTTGATGCTGGTTTAGCCTTCATGGGGGTTTTGCTCTACTTGTGCTTGGGGATGGAACATATCAGCCTAAACTGGTGGGGCAGTGATTCAGATGGGTGCCCATTAGCTTCATGTCCAACTGCTCCAGGTGTTGAATCTGAAGGGTGTCCTCTTtactaa
- the LOC137808478 gene encoding putative 12-oxophytodienoate reductase 11 produces MAAPAATSHQSNPLITPYKMGTFNLSHRVVLAPLTRQRSYNNVPQPHAVLYYSQRASNGGLLIAEATGVSDTAQGYPDTPGIWTKEQVEAWKPIVDAVHAKGGIFFCQIWHVGRVSSSAYQPNGQAPVSSTDKPLAPQLRSNGIDVVHHTPPRRLSSDEIPGIVNDFRVAARNAMEAGFDGVEIHGAHGYLLEQFMKDKVNDRTDEYGGSLENRCRFPLEVVEAVVDEIGGDRVGIRLSPFAEYSDCGDSNPKQLGLYMVNALNKYGIVYCHMVEPRMRSAGERVECPHSLVPMRKAFNGTFIAAGGYDREDGIKAIAENRADLVAYGRWFLANPDLPKRFALNAPLNQYNRETFYISDPVLGYTDYPFLHEESNSAAS; encoded by the coding sequence ATGGCTGCTCCCGCCGCCACTTCCCACCAATCAAATCCTCTTATCACTCCCTACAAGATGGGAACATTCAATCTATCTCACAGAGTTGTGCTTGCACCGCTCACCAGACAGAGGTCCTACAACAACGTTCCACAACCCCACGCCGTTCTCTATTATTCTCAGAGAGCCTCCAACGGAGGCCTTCTCATCGCCGAAGCCACCGGAGTTTCCGACACCGCTCAAGGGTACCCGGACACGCCTGGCATATGGACCAAAGAGCAAGTGGAAGCATGGAAACCCATCGTCGATGCCGTTCACGCCAAAGGCGGTATCTTCTTCTGTCAGATTTGGCACGTGGGTAGGGTTTCAAGTTCAGCTTATCAGCCAAATGGGCAAGCACCGGTATCATCCACGGACAAGCCACTCGCACCACAACTTCGGAGTAACGGCATTGATGTAGTGCACCACACGCCACCGCGGCGCTTGAGCAGCGATGAAATTCCTGGTATTGTGAACGATTTCAGAGTTGCTGCGAGGAATGCCATGGAAGCTGGGTTTGATGGGGTTGAGATCCATGGGGCACATGGGTACCTGCTTGAGCAATTTATGAAGGACAAGGTGAATGACCGAACAGATGAATACGGTGGATCTCTGGAGAACAGGTGCCGATTTCCATTGGAGGTTGTTGAAGCTGTGGTTGATGAGATTGGGGGTGATAGAGTTGGAATTAGGTTATCACCTTTTGCAGAGTATTCAGACTGTGGAGACTCAAATCCCAAGCAACTGGGGCTTTACATGGTGAATGCTCTGAATAAGTATGGTATTGTGTACTGTCACATGGTGGAACCCAGAATGAGAAGTGCTGGAGAAAGAGTTGAATGCCCTCACAGCTTGGTGCCTATGAGGAAGGCCTTCAATGGTACTTTTATAGCTGCTGGAGGTTATGACAGGGAAGATGGGATCAAAGCCATTGCTGAGAACAGGGCTGATCTTGTTGCTTATGGTCGTTGGTTCTTGGCTAATCCAGATTTGCCTAAGAGATTTGCTCTCAATGCTCCTCTCAACCAGTATAACAGGGAGACATTCTACATCAGTGATCCGGTTCTTGGCTACACTGACTACCCTTTTCTTCATGAGGAATCCAACAGTGCAGCATCCTAG
- the LOC137808479 gene encoding rRNA (cytosine-C(5))-methyltransferase NOP2C isoform X2: MEGEDAAMAPLPEAFVHFLEANGLDPTLYTAIDSTPRYIRVKPGCEACIEEVEAEVKCNLEKLEWLPAFFSLPPHVQIAGSRAYREGKIYGIDAASGAAVMALNVSPGDHVLDLCAAPGAKLCMILDLLGDSGSVTGVDAARHRLAACRTMLQKYMLGDQCRLFVADGTSFSVIPTRFRSDCESCESGLEERVDVFKEWTSRRPWKERKRASKNGTPQLVSSSQPPELIYYGQHSGVVGLTKGELFKTLSDNEIANNGYDKVLVDAECTHDGSIKHIQKFEHWGWRTFQRRVLDAERTDDLHSLQIAKSRRIPCLQHLQNEDVVEQFLKENRTAELIEIDAARNWPCKGGCLPKTWRFDPLTSRTSGLFIAKFTKLVI, encoded by the exons ATGGAAGGAGAAGACGCTGCAATGGCGCCACTGCCAGAGGCTTTCGTTCACTTCCTGGAGGCCAATGGGCTCGATCCTACCCTTTACACTGCAATTGATTCAACCCCAAGATACATTCG GGTGAAACCTGGTTGTGAAGCATGCATTGAAGAGGTTGAAGCAGAGGTTAAATGCAACCTCGAAAAACTAGAGTGGTTACCGGCCTTTTTCTCTCTTCCGCCGCACGTTCAAATTGCTGGCTCTAGGGCATACCGAGAAGGAAAG ATATATGGAATTGATGCTGCTTCTGGAGCTGCGGTTATGGCTTTAAATGTGTCCCCTGGGGATCATGTCCTCGACCTGTGTGCTGCTCCTG GTGCTAAACTTTGTATGATATTGGACCTTCTTGGTGATTCGGGCTCTGTGACTGGAGTAGATGCCGCAAGGCATCGATTGGCTGCGTGTAGGACGATGCTGCAAAAATATATGCTTGGTGATCAATGCCGGCTTTTTGTTGCTGATGGAACATCATTTTCAGTTATTCCTACCAGATTTCGTTCTGACTGTGAATCAT GTGAGTCTGGATTGGAAGAAAGAGTGGATGTATTCAAGGAGTGGACATCTAGAAGACCATGGAAAGAAAGGAAAAGAGCTAGCAAAAATGGTACTCCACAATTGGTGTCTAGCTCTCAGCCTCCTGAACTCATTTATTATGGACAACATTCTGGAGTTGTTGGTCTTACTAAAGGGGAATTATTTAAGACTTTATCTGACAATGAGATTGCAAACAATGGCTATGACAAG GTCCTTGTGGATGCAGAGTGCACTCATGATGGTTCAATTAAACATATTCAAAAGTTTGAACATTGGGGCTGGAGAACTTTTCAACGCCGTGTATTAGATGCTGAGAGGACTGATGACTTGCATTCTCTTCAG ATTGCTAAAAGTCGGAGGATCCCTTGTCTACAGCACTTGCAG AATGAAGATGTGGTGGAACAATTCTTGAAGGAAAACAGAACTGCTG AGCTGATAGAGATAGATGCTGCCAGAAATTGGCCTTGCAAGGGTGGATGCTTACCAAAAACATGGCGATTTGACCCTTTAACATCACGAACCAGTGGCCTCTTTATAGCGAAGTTCACAAAATTAgtcatttga
- the LOC137808479 gene encoding rRNA (cytosine-C(5))-methyltransferase NOP2C isoform X1: MEGEDAAMAPLPEAFVHFLEANGLDPTLYTAIDSTPRYIRVKPGCEACIEEVEAEVKCNLEKLEWLPAFFSLPPHVQIAGSRAYREGKIYGIDAASGAAVMALNVSPGDHVLDLCAAPGAKLCMILDLLGDSGSVTGVDAARHRLAACRTMLQKYMLGDQCRLFVADGTSFSVIPTRFRSDCESCESGLEERVDVFKEWTSRRPWKERKRASKNGTPQLVSSSQPPELIYYGQHSGVVGLTKGELFKTLSDNEIANNGYDKVLVDAECTHDGSIKHIQKFEHWGWRTFQRRVLDAERTDDLHSLQLNLLTNGFRLLKVGGSLVYSTCSLTVAQNEDVVEQFLKENRTAELIEIDAARNWPCKGGCLPKTWRFDPLTSRTSGLFIAKFTKLVI, translated from the exons ATGGAAGGAGAAGACGCTGCAATGGCGCCACTGCCAGAGGCTTTCGTTCACTTCCTGGAGGCCAATGGGCTCGATCCTACCCTTTACACTGCAATTGATTCAACCCCAAGATACATTCG GGTGAAACCTGGTTGTGAAGCATGCATTGAAGAGGTTGAAGCAGAGGTTAAATGCAACCTCGAAAAACTAGAGTGGTTACCGGCCTTTTTCTCTCTTCCGCCGCACGTTCAAATTGCTGGCTCTAGGGCATACCGAGAAGGAAAG ATATATGGAATTGATGCTGCTTCTGGAGCTGCGGTTATGGCTTTAAATGTGTCCCCTGGGGATCATGTCCTCGACCTGTGTGCTGCTCCTG GTGCTAAACTTTGTATGATATTGGACCTTCTTGGTGATTCGGGCTCTGTGACTGGAGTAGATGCCGCAAGGCATCGATTGGCTGCGTGTAGGACGATGCTGCAAAAATATATGCTTGGTGATCAATGCCGGCTTTTTGTTGCTGATGGAACATCATTTTCAGTTATTCCTACCAGATTTCGTTCTGACTGTGAATCAT GTGAGTCTGGATTGGAAGAAAGAGTGGATGTATTCAAGGAGTGGACATCTAGAAGACCATGGAAAGAAAGGAAAAGAGCTAGCAAAAATGGTACTCCACAATTGGTGTCTAGCTCTCAGCCTCCTGAACTCATTTATTATGGACAACATTCTGGAGTTGTTGGTCTTACTAAAGGGGAATTATTTAAGACTTTATCTGACAATGAGATTGCAAACAATGGCTATGACAAG GTCCTTGTGGATGCAGAGTGCACTCATGATGGTTCAATTAAACATATTCAAAAGTTTGAACATTGGGGCTGGAGAACTTTTCAACGCCGTGTATTAGATGCTGAGAGGACTGATGACTTGCATTCTCTTCAG CTTAATCTTCTCACCAATGGTTTCAGATTGCTAAAAGTCGGAGGATCCCTTGTCTACAGCACTTGCAG CTTAACTGTTGCTCAGAATGAAGATGTGGTGGAACAATTCTTGAAGGAAAACAGAACTGCTG AGCTGATAGAGATAGATGCTGCCAGAAATTGGCCTTGCAAGGGTGGATGCTTACCAAAAACATGGCGATTTGACCCTTTAACATCACGAACCAGTGGCCTCTTTATAGCGAAGTTCACAAAATTAgtcatttga
- the LOC137808479 gene encoding rRNA (cytosine-C(5))-methyltransferase NOP2C isoform X3 — MEGEDAAMAPLPEAFVHFLEANGLDPTLYTAIDSTPRYIRVKPGCEACIEEVEAEVKCNLEKLEWLPAFFSLPPHVQIAGSRAYREGKIYGIDAASGAAVMALNVSPGDHVLDLCAAPGAKLCMILDLLGDSGSVTGVDAARHRLAACRTMLQKYMLGDQCRLFVADGTSFSVIPTRFRSDCESCESGLEERVDVFKEWTSRRPWKERKRASKNGTPQLVSSSQPPELIYYGQHSGVVGLTKGELFKTLSDNEIANNGYDKVLVDAECTHDGSIKHIQKFEHWGWRTFQRRVLDAERTDDLHSLQLNLLTNGFRLLKVGGSLVYSTCRMKMWWNNS; from the exons ATGGAAGGAGAAGACGCTGCAATGGCGCCACTGCCAGAGGCTTTCGTTCACTTCCTGGAGGCCAATGGGCTCGATCCTACCCTTTACACTGCAATTGATTCAACCCCAAGATACATTCG GGTGAAACCTGGTTGTGAAGCATGCATTGAAGAGGTTGAAGCAGAGGTTAAATGCAACCTCGAAAAACTAGAGTGGTTACCGGCCTTTTTCTCTCTTCCGCCGCACGTTCAAATTGCTGGCTCTAGGGCATACCGAGAAGGAAAG ATATATGGAATTGATGCTGCTTCTGGAGCTGCGGTTATGGCTTTAAATGTGTCCCCTGGGGATCATGTCCTCGACCTGTGTGCTGCTCCTG GTGCTAAACTTTGTATGATATTGGACCTTCTTGGTGATTCGGGCTCTGTGACTGGAGTAGATGCCGCAAGGCATCGATTGGCTGCGTGTAGGACGATGCTGCAAAAATATATGCTTGGTGATCAATGCCGGCTTTTTGTTGCTGATGGAACATCATTTTCAGTTATTCCTACCAGATTTCGTTCTGACTGTGAATCAT GTGAGTCTGGATTGGAAGAAAGAGTGGATGTATTCAAGGAGTGGACATCTAGAAGACCATGGAAAGAAAGGAAAAGAGCTAGCAAAAATGGTACTCCACAATTGGTGTCTAGCTCTCAGCCTCCTGAACTCATTTATTATGGACAACATTCTGGAGTTGTTGGTCTTACTAAAGGGGAATTATTTAAGACTTTATCTGACAATGAGATTGCAAACAATGGCTATGACAAG GTCCTTGTGGATGCAGAGTGCACTCATGATGGTTCAATTAAACATATTCAAAAGTTTGAACATTGGGGCTGGAGAACTTTTCAACGCCGTGTATTAGATGCTGAGAGGACTGATGACTTGCATTCTCTTCAG CTTAATCTTCTCACCAATGGTTTCAGATTGCTAAAAGTCGGAGGATCCCTTGTCTACAGCACTTGCAG AATGAAGATGTGGTGGAACAATTCTTGA
- the LOC137808479 gene encoding rRNA (cytosine-C(5))-methyltransferase NOP2C isoform X4, with protein MEGEDAAMAPLPEAFVHFLEANGLDPTLYTAIDSTPRYIRVKPGCEACIEEVEAEVKCNLEKLEWLPAFFSLPPHVQIAGSRAYREGKIYGIDAASGAAVMALNVSPGDHVLDLCAAPGAKLCMILDLLGDSGSVTGVDAARHRLAACRTMLQKYMLGDQCRLFVADGTSFSVIPTRFRSDCESCESGLEERVDVFKEWTSRRPWKERKRASKNGTPQLVSSSQPPELIYYGQHSGVVGLTKGELFKTLSDNEIANNGYDKVLVDAECTHDGSIKHIQKFEHWGWRTFQRRVLDAERTDDLHSLQIAKSRRIPCLQHLQLNCCSE; from the exons ATGGAAGGAGAAGACGCTGCAATGGCGCCACTGCCAGAGGCTTTCGTTCACTTCCTGGAGGCCAATGGGCTCGATCCTACCCTTTACACTGCAATTGATTCAACCCCAAGATACATTCG GGTGAAACCTGGTTGTGAAGCATGCATTGAAGAGGTTGAAGCAGAGGTTAAATGCAACCTCGAAAAACTAGAGTGGTTACCGGCCTTTTTCTCTCTTCCGCCGCACGTTCAAATTGCTGGCTCTAGGGCATACCGAGAAGGAAAG ATATATGGAATTGATGCTGCTTCTGGAGCTGCGGTTATGGCTTTAAATGTGTCCCCTGGGGATCATGTCCTCGACCTGTGTGCTGCTCCTG GTGCTAAACTTTGTATGATATTGGACCTTCTTGGTGATTCGGGCTCTGTGACTGGAGTAGATGCCGCAAGGCATCGATTGGCTGCGTGTAGGACGATGCTGCAAAAATATATGCTTGGTGATCAATGCCGGCTTTTTGTTGCTGATGGAACATCATTTTCAGTTATTCCTACCAGATTTCGTTCTGACTGTGAATCAT GTGAGTCTGGATTGGAAGAAAGAGTGGATGTATTCAAGGAGTGGACATCTAGAAGACCATGGAAAGAAAGGAAAAGAGCTAGCAAAAATGGTACTCCACAATTGGTGTCTAGCTCTCAGCCTCCTGAACTCATTTATTATGGACAACATTCTGGAGTTGTTGGTCTTACTAAAGGGGAATTATTTAAGACTTTATCTGACAATGAGATTGCAAACAATGGCTATGACAAG GTCCTTGTGGATGCAGAGTGCACTCATGATGGTTCAATTAAACATATTCAAAAGTTTGAACATTGGGGCTGGAGAACTTTTCAACGCCGTGTATTAGATGCTGAGAGGACTGATGACTTGCATTCTCTTCAG ATTGCTAAAAGTCGGAGGATCCCTTGTCTACAGCACTTGCAG CTTAACTGTTGCTCAGAATGA